From the genome of Silurus meridionalis isolate SWU-2019-XX chromosome 12, ASM1480568v1, whole genome shotgun sequence, one region includes:
- the nlrx1 gene encoding NLR family member X1: protein MLQCNSVKAVGGVLKDSKMWRFGRTTGRGAVSWRSYSALKDYKHEAVPGRKVEFTFPPSDFCCVRKAGSLLHAKWMSRCGCGWSERVPLMGSSFSGYSLRSYSSGTATTDPIEIHKQKLMLWFSHLPQEEKQFGGFFSPETMHIEPLILEKNPDERKDLSINPFKGNESMKRSITPEQLFDAKHGIKDGKGHNILLYGAVGTGKSTVVRKLVLDWCAGSALSQFKLLVPFSCEDLAQLSKSASLRDLVGRKYVHLRKTPFLSGDNNQASEILFIFNGMEKMKLDFRIGSTELCSDPNEALSSGAIVVNLLRKYLLPEASILVTTRLSAVDYIPKKYVHRYAQIYGFNDPDLQRTYFTSRLLQQSGEKPSKEAESLIEMLYLNLQRESQLAAACFLPSYCWLTCATLHFLHFTDAKAPIRTLTGIYTSFLRLNFGGEVMTIGGDQASQENQNSLMLYVVRTVGKLAFDGVSSKHTSYSETDLEQWIGGKIKTDEELQQLAVFRTDVLDFFLVPFVEHGQKLTESNEKRFVFAVPAMQEYLAALYVVLGENKTALEKVTKQVSSVLGQAGEDITTLMTILSKFIPLRIFALFNLVKLFPKFFDRITSLSRGRIANTMAAEMFRSEDSYNEDVLDQVEQSLLGVQGPQPEQKDDTRSFELYPIFMGGLLHYGNRRLLEQLGCDIKSTTVVQITRTLKKQLIKESCKQQPPEELMDLLVLLYELQNPRLMAEVLQSVKIINLSNVRMTPLKCFVLSSVLNCLPSGSVLNELNLSSCHVTPELLQTLYPAFNNTRSINLQFNNLDSESCIMLRDLLLEPNSKIKSLQLCDNSLLDRGVSHLLDALSGNQSLQKLSLMHTGLGDGAASELAEKLALHGGLQELNVAYNNIGDGAALKLVDACREHPTIHTLHLYLNQLTDVGKQSLHVRGVPQVKGGRRVKVLASVTEGSDISEDWHPILSIIGKNSLSWERERVREQLLIFVKDLEWGRKQNSNFLKKLHFRRVERVVRQTLRMLEKGSNVN from the exons ATGCTGCAATGCAACAGTGTTAAAGCAGTGG GAGGGGTCCTAAAGGATAGCAAAATGTGGCGATTTGGAAGAACGACAGGAAGAGGAGCTGTAAGCTGGAGATCTTACAGTGCACTAAAGGATTACAAACATGAAGCAGTTCCAGGGAGAA AAGTGGAGTTCACATTTCCACCTAGTGACTTCTGCTGTGTCAGAAAAGCAGGATCCTTATTACATGCCAA GTGGATGAGTCGTTGTGGATGTGGGTGGAGTGAACGGGTACCGTTAATGGGTTCATCATTCTCTGGTTACAGTTTAAGATCATATTCCTCTGGCACAGCAACCACAG ATCCCATAGAGATCCACAAACAAAAGTTAATGCTGTGGTTCAGCCACTTACCTCAGGAAGAAAAACAGTTTGGGGGTTTCTTCTCTCCTGAAACCATGCATATAGAGCCACTTATTCTTGAAAAAAACCCAGATGAGAGGAAAGACCTCTCGATTAACCCTTTCAAAGGAAATGAATCAATGAAACGCTCAATCACACCTGAACAGCTGTTTGATGCAAAACACGGCATTAAGGATGGAAAAGGACACAACATATTGCTGTATGGAGCTGTTGGCACTGGGAAGAGTACAGTTGTCCGCAAGCTGGTTTTGGACTGGTGTGCTGGATCAGCTCTTTCCCAGTTCAAGCTGTTGGTGCCCTTCTCTTGTGAGGATCTCGCTCAGTTGTCTAAATCCGCATCACTACGAGACCTTGTGGGTAGAAAATATGTACACCTTCGGAAGACACCATTTCTCAGTGGAGATAATAACCAAGCCAGCGAGATCCTCTTCATCTTCAACGGAATGGAGAAAATGAAGCTAGACTTTAGGATTGGCAGCACTGAATTATGCAGTGATCCTAATGAGGCTCTGTCATCAGGAGCTATTGTAGTGAACTTGCTGAGGAAATACCTACTACCTGAG GCCAGCATTTTGGTTACAACCAGGCTATCTGCTGTAGATTATATCCCAAAGAAATATGTGCACCGCTATGCTCAAATCTATGGTTTCAACGATCCTGATCTCCAGAGAACATACTTCACAAGCAGACTGTTACAACAAAGTGGAGAAAAGCCAAGCAAAGAGGCAGAATCTCTGATAGAGATGCTCTACCTCAACCTGCAGCGTGAGAGCCAGTTAGCAGCAGCCTGCTTTTTACCTTCCTACTGCTGGCTCACATGCGCCACGCTCCACTTCCTTCACTTTACTGATGCCAAGGCACCCATTCGCACTCTTACTGGTATCTACACAAGCTTCCTGAGGCTTAACTTTGGAGGAGAGGTGATGACAATAGGAGGAGACCAAGCTTCACAAGAGAACCAGAATTCGTTAATGCTCTATGTGGTTCGCACTGTGGGGAAGCTGGCTTTTGATGGAGTCAGCAGTAAACATACTTCCTATTCTGAGACCGATCTTGAACAGTGGATTGGTGGGAAGATCAAAACTGATGAAGAGCTTCAGCAACTGGCAGTGTTTCGTACAGATGTTCTAGACTTCTTCCTCGTTCCCTTTGTAGAACATGGTCAAAAGCTTACAGAATCCAATGAGAAACGCTTTGTTTTTGCTGTTCCAGCCATGCAGGAGTATTTGGCTGCCCTTTATGTTGTTCTTGGTGAGAACAAAACGGCCCTGGAGAAAGTCACTAAGCAAGTGTCATCAGTCCTTGGACAAGCTGGCGAGGACATCACCACCTTAATGACCATTCTCTCTAAGTTCATACCTCTCAGGATCTTTGCCCTGTTTAACTTGGTGAAGCTGTTCCCCAAATTCTTTGATCGGATAACTAGTCTTAGTAGGGGACGCATCGCCAACACTATGGCTGCAGAAATGTTCCGCTCGGAAGACAGCTACAATGAAGATGTTCTCGATCAGGTGGAGCAAAGCTTGCTTGGAGTGCAAGGCCCGCAACCAGAGCAAAAAGATGATACCAGGTCCTTTGAGTTGTACCCGATCTTTATGGGAGGACTTCTACATTATGGGAACAGAAGGCTACTGGAGCAACTTGGATGTGACATTAAGAGCACCACAGTGGTCCAGATCACTCGAACACTAAAGAAGCAGCTGATCAAGGAAAGCTGCAAGCAGCAGCCACCTGAGGAGTTGATGGATTTGCTGGTTTTGCTCTACGAGCTACAGAACCCTCGGCTAATGGCCGAAGTGCTGCAATCtgtcaaaatcatcaacctgtccaATGTGCGCATGACCCCACTGAAGTGTTTTGTGCTGAGCTCAGTGTTAAACTGCTTACCTTCTGGCTCTGTGCTGAATGAGCTCAACCTGTCCTCCTGCCATGTCACTCCAGAGTTGCTACAAACCTTATATCCTGCCTTTAACAACACCAGAAGCATCAA TCTGCAGTTTAACAACCTGGATTCCGAATCCTGCATAATGCTGCGAGATCTCCTGCTCGAACCCAACTCTAAAATTAAATCATTACA GTTGTGTGATAACTCTTTGCTGGACAGAGGGGTTAGCCATCTTCTGGATGCTCTGTCTGGTAACCAGTCTTTACAGAAGCTGTCTCTGATGCATACTGGCCTTGGAGATGGTGCTGCTTCTGAATTAGCTGAAAAGCTGGCCTTGCATGGTGGGTTACAGGAGCTGAATGTGGCCTACAACAACATTGGAGATGGTGCGGCACTCAAACTGGTAGACGCCTGCAGAGAGCACCCTACTATTCACACATTACA CTTGTATTTGAACCAGCTAACCGACGTGGGGAAGCAGTCGTTGCATGTCCGTGGTGTTCCGCAGGTCAAAGGCGGAAGACGTGTAAAAGTGCTGGCTTCGGTGACCGAGGGCTCGGACATCTCAGAGGACTGGCATCCCATTTTGAGCATCATAGGAAAGAACTCATTATCCTGGGAAAGGGAACGTGTACGTGAACAGCTTCTGATCTTCGTGAAGGATCTGGAGTGGGGTCGCAAACAGAATTCAAACTTCTTGAAGAAGTTGCACTTCCGCAGAGTGGAGCGCGTGGTGAGGCAGACTCTGCGCATGCTGGAAAAAGGAAGCAACGTTAATTGA
- the LOC124394369 gene encoding ovostatin-like, which translates to MLKVIVVSFGDGDNHNFDVNQNNKLLYQKSSLKDVPGKYSIDVRGSSCVSVQTALFYNVPTPSETSTLSITTSTEGSYRKLLGENLLLKFKVTYSGTLESTNMIIVDIKLLSGFTADPGELKNGTLVERVDSKDDHLVMYIKEGREII; encoded by the exons ATGTTAAAAGTTATAGTTGTAAGTTTTGGAGATGGAGACAATCACAACTTTGATGTGAACCAGAACAACAAGTTACTGTACCAAAAAAGTTCACTGAAGGATGTTCCTGGGAAATACAGCATTGATGTGAGGGGGTCATCCTGTGTGTCAGTGCAG ACAGCACTTTTCTACAATGTCCCCACACCTTCTGAAACCAGTACACTGAGCATCACGACTTCAACTGAGGGAAGCTACAGAAAATTACTTGGAGAAAATCTGTTGCTCAAGTTCAAAGTCAC ATATTCTGGGACACTTGAAAGCACTAACATGATCATTGTGGACATAAAACTCTTATCAGGGTTCACAGCAGATCCCGGTGAG CTAAAAAATGGCACTTTGGTAGAACGAGTCGATTCCAAAGACGACCATCTTGTCATGTATATcaaagaggggagagagattaTTTAA